Proteins found in one Canis lupus baileyi chromosome 26, mCanLup2.hap1, whole genome shotgun sequence genomic segment:
- the TCF15 gene encoding transcription factor 15, producing MAFALLRPVGAHVLYPDVRLLSEDEENRSESDASDQSFGCCEGLEAARRGPGPGGGRRASGGGGGGGAGPVVVVRQRQAANARERDRTQSVNTAFTALRTLIPTEPVDRKLSKIETLRLASSYIAHLANVLLLGDAADDGQPCFRAAGSAKSAVPAAPDGGRQPRSICTFCLSNQRKGGGRRDLGGSCLKVRGVAPLRVPRR from the exons ATGGCGTTCGCGCTGCTGCGCCCCGTCGGTGCGCACGTGCTGTACCCGGACGTGCGGCTGCTGAGCGAGGACGAGGAGAACCGCAGCGAGAGCGACGCGTCCGATCAGTCGTTCGGCTGCTGCGAGGGCCTGgaggcggcgcggcgcggcccgggccccgggggcgggcggcgggcgagcggcggcggcggcggcggcggcgcgggcccggTGGTGGTGGTGCGACAGCGGCAGGCGGCCAACGCGCGGGAGCGGGACCGCACGCAGAGCGTGAACACGGCTTTCACGGCGCTGCGCACGCTCATCCCCACCGAGCCGGTGGACCGCAAGCTGTCTAAGATCGAGACGCTGCGCCTGGCGTCCAGCTACATCGCGCACCTGGCCAACGTGCTGCTGCTGGGCGACGCGGCCGACGACGGGCAGCCGTGCTTCCGCGCGGCCGGCAGTGCCAAGAGCGCGGTCCCCGCCGCCCCCGACGGCGGCCGCCAGCCCCGCTCCATCTGCACCTTCTGCCTCAGCAACCAGCGCAAAGGG GGTGGCCGTCGTGACCTGGGGGGCAGCTGCTTGAAGGTGAGGGGGGTGGCCCCCCTCCGAGTGCCGCGGAGATGA